DNA sequence from the Cohnella herbarum genome:
AGTTCGAACTGTCCGAACACGTTCAGGAACTTATCTCTGATGCCCAGTTCGTCCAGGATCGGAGTCAGGTCGAGCAATCGTCCTGCTTTAGCGTATTTCAACGCGTCCGCGTTACCGCCGAACAAGTCGAAGATTTTCGGAGGATTGCCGGCTGCCATTTCGGCAGGCAATTTCGTGAAGCGGTTTACCGCGTCTTCGATGCCGTCCAGCTCAAATTTCAATCCCGGAACTTCGGCTTCCGTCGCTTTCACGACGTCGTCGAGGATCGCTTTACGGAATTTTTGCGGTTCGCCGATTTGAATGTGGCGAAGGGACATCGTGAAAGGCTCGACCGTCTCTTCGCTAGGAGCGGCAGGCTCGGAAGCCGGTGCGCTTGCGCTTGGAGCCGCGCTGGACGCGGACGGGGAAGCTTCATTGTTGTCTTTGCCTCCGCAAGCCGCTAATACTGTCGACATCGCGAGAATGAGGGTAAGCGTAGTCGTTACGTTCTTTTTCATTTGGTAGACCTCCCAAAAAGTTATGTTTGTTTGTTGCTTCTTTATTGTACGGGCAAATAATTGCAAAGTAAGGGAGTCAAACTCCTAACGAAGGGATAAGATCATCTTGCATTTGCGACGCGAATTATCCCCCTTTAATTGCGCCTATTCATGAAGAATGCCGAACTATGGCGCAAATCCCTATTGCAAAAACTAATGTGATTAGTTATTGTAATAATACAATTAGTAGTCAGGAGGTATTATGCGATGATTAAAAATAGTTGGGGTCCCGTTACGCAACTCAGCTTCATGCCCAAACTTTTCCCGTTGAACTGTTATTTGATAGAGGACGAGGACAGCATCACATTGATCGATGCCTGCATGCCGTTCGTTGCCAAAGGAATTCACGAAGCGATCCAATCGACAGGCAAGACGCTTACCCGCATCCTGCTCACGCATGCGCATGAGGATCATCTAGGCGCCGTTCCCTTCTTGAAGCTGAAATATCCGAATGCTAAGATCGGGATTTCAGGTCGCGAAGCTGCTATATTACAAGGAGATCGCACGCTCCTGCCTCACGAGCCGCAAACCCCGCTTAAAGGCGGAGTTCCTAAGAAAGCTCTCTTCATTCCCGATTTTCTCATATCGGACAACGATCGTATAGGCTCGCTCATCGCCGTCTCGTCACCCGGCCACTCTCCCGGTCATCTCGCATTCCTCGAGACGGTTAGCAATACGTTGATCGCAGGAGACGCATTTCAAGC
Encoded proteins:
- a CDS encoding MBL fold metallo-hydrolase, with amino-acid sequence MIKNSWGPVTQLSFMPKLFPLNCYLIEDEDSITLIDACMPFVAKGIHEAIQSTGKTLTRILLTHAHEDHLGAVPFLKLKYPNAKIGISGREAAILQGDRTLLPHEPQTPLKGGVPKKALFIPDFLISDNDRIGSLIAVSSPGHSPGHLAFLETVSNTLIAGDAFQAKGGFAVSGHLKWKFPFPALATWHAPTAIDSARKLLELNPSVLLVGHGPALIQPARTVQHAIEEAQRRLDGRKSG